The DNA region caaataaaaagcatatacacatataaaacataaatagacaaagtaagtaagataaaaaaaaataccaagttaaaacataagatgagttaagatatgagcataaatacgagataagggCATAAataaagagcataaataaaagaacagtaagaagtaagaacagtaaaaagtaaaagaagataaaaatagtaaaaccattaagaaaagacattaagaagacgacatcacataaaagcaagtctgtaaaagtatgttttaagaagggatttaaaataaTTGAGGGAATCTGTGAGTCTTATCTCTTCAGGGAGGTTGTAGGGATATCCTGTATATATGTAAGTGATATCAGCGGTGGGAACTGTAAGGTAACTCATAGTGTGATAGATAAGCAATACGTGTCCCCCAACTTTCAGGCCAACATCCAGTCCATCATGGCGTCGGAGAAGCAGGTGAACATCCTGATGCAGCTGCTGGACGAGGCTCTGTCGGAGGTGGACACCATCGAGGGGAAGCTGAGCAGCTACGAGGAGATGCTGCAGAGCGTCAAGGAGCAGATGGACCAGATCTCCCAGAGCAACCGCCTGATCCAGATCAGCAACACCAACAATGGCAAACTGCTCGACGAGATCCAGTTCTTAGTAGTGAGGATGATaattttttagatgttttttagATATTTAAGATGGTTTTGATCATTTTCTGTAACAAAATTAGGGGCCCTgctgtaaatgtgcaaaatataACCCTTAATATAATTGTGCTCTGAATTTGATGACTgggctgtttcttttttctctttcagaacTACATGGACCTGTCAAAGGGACACATCAGAGCGCTGCAGGAGGGAGACCTGATGTCTCCTAAAGGAATCGAGGCGTGCATCAATGCCTCTGAAGCTCTGTCTCAATGCATGAATGTCGCCCTCAGACCGGGTTAGTTCATACATCTGcccatttttctaataaatcaatacagataaataaagatgttttctgtgtttactgGCAGATATGAGAACAACATCTATATACTTATTGTTTAGAAATGCACATTGTTGTTTAGCAGTCAGTATAAAAGAaagtctttttgtgttttctttcctgcAGGTCACGAGAAACTGATGGCTGTGacgcagcagcagctcctgttTGCAGAACTGAGAGACACATTCGCCCGCCGCCTCACAAATCACCTCAACAATGTGTTTGTTCACCAGGTAACAGCCCTGGTTCTGACAGAGAGTGGAACCTGTTTGAAAGTGATGCATTGATTTCTAAGCTTCATTTACATAGGTCTTCTTTGAGTTATGTCCTTACTTGTTTCAGGTGTTCACATCAGTTCCTTTTGCTTTAAATATATACAAAGGTGTTAGTAAAGAAGGGAGATTTTCATTGTACTTGGGCTTGAGTCATTTtactccaacaattcagcaaaaaaaaacttttttacaaCATGAATGTGATCGCTGTAGTTTCTTGATACTCTTcatattttaattcatttgtaaGTTATCATAGAGAAATACTTCAGAGTGCTTCAGTTAAAGTTCAAATAgatgaataaatatataaaataaaagggGTTGTTCAGGAGAAACCAGTGGCCGCTAATCTCCTTGTATTGTTTCCTTACAGTTTACAAAATAACTGAAAAGCTTCACTTTTCCAAACCCTCAAAAATCAAAGATTCAATACACTAAAATAACTCTGTGGGTCAGATCtaaaactttttgtttgtcatttctcACACTAATGGTCACAGGACCCCTCAGGTTAATTTGGTGAACCTTTGGAGGGACCCATCCCATAGGTTTGGAATAACTAGATCACACTAAATAACTCTAGTTCTACATTAAGCGGTCAAAATACATTCACTAAAGATTTATCAGAATCTAAAATATAGGAATGTCAAATCTGTCAGAGAGATATGCCACTGCAGAAAACATCTTTGACTTGCATTTcaattcaacctttatttacacTCATGAGATCACTGAGGGGTAATCCCTCATTTACAGTGACATCGAGTCATTACAGAATCAGTTAAAAGACATTcaacacacccccccccccaaaaaaaaataaaaaatcaacaatCAGGGGCTTTATGAGAAGCTAACACAATTACCGGTAATaggaataataaaaacaagagtGTGAGAAAAAGCCTACAATGGACTAAAATCATCAAGTGAGTTCAATGAGTATAAacaatcttggtgttcatgtgttacttttaatgacagctcaTGTTTCTGTCAAGTTTTTCTGTTGTAATGTTAAAGTCAAATACATTTCACTCAGAATATGACATAACAGTCAacaaggagggagggagcagggATGGTTTTGCAGATTTATGACCTTTTGTCATCCTATGGATTCGTCTGCTCTGTCAGAGAGCgctgcagtctctctctctctctctctctctctctctctctctctctctctctctctctctctctctctctctctctttccgcCTTCATGGACTTCCTGTTTTTCCCTGACTCTGTTCCTGGGCTTCGTCGTTTCCTTCTCGTTGTGTTCCTCCTTtcctttgactctctctctgtgtggctCACTCTGAATCATcccactctgctctctgtctctgtgtcagtTCAACCACTTCAGTCACTTCAAAATGACCATCCCTCAGTTCTATAGGTCCTCCTGTCTGTCGCTTCCAGTGAGTACCCTCACAGCACCCCCACtgagccccccctccccctctctgctAATGTTTGGCATCTCACACCGACTCACATCTCATGACCTCAGAGAGCCTTTCACAGCTTAATATGAACGCATGAGATACGTTTCTAACATCTCAACGCTGCAAAGGGGTGCCGCTCATCTTCCTCGTCCTTCATCGGCGGTCTGCACTCAGCTGAgggctctgtttgtgtttgggtGCTAACTTGGCTTTAGTGCGAAAGATCTCACATCATTAAACCcctgtgcctgtctgtctgctctgcaTGCATGTCTCACAGCACAAACAGTGGATGCTGAACAGTAAGAGGGGAAGTGAGTGCTTACAAATGAGTTGAATTTAaggttgaaaatgtgtttaacctTGAACGCGTTCAGTGTCAAGGTAAAAAGGAGGTAACGTATCCTACTTAGAGATATTTGTGGACAAAAGCGAGGTAATTTATccccatgtgtttgtgtgaataaaGAGAGATATAATGGGGCTAGACATTGGATTATTTATTCGTCATATTCCATAATGgagtgtctccctctctctgtcactcagGGTCATGATCAGAGCTCCACCCTGTCGCAGCACACGGCCGAGCTGACCCTGCCCAAACACAGCCCCCTCCACAGAGACCTGCTGCGCTACGCCAAGCTCATGGAGTGGctgaagaacacacacagggagaagTACGAGGGTCTGTCCAGGGTCAGTGAGACTTTACTGACAAATGATCTGTAGGATAGAACCTATGTTTAAATGTCAAAGCTGTGCAAAAGTCCTTTATGTGAAAAATAAGATCCACATAACCGAGTCAAATGGAAGGAAATGTTCTGTCCTGGTTTTCAGTCTTTATACGCTTCAGTGGCTTTAACTTGTCTTACAGACAATCTACTCTAGGAatagtaaaagaaaatgtgtgatgcCTTTAAAGTTCAGTGCTTAAGAATTGTTGTTTGCATCCAAacaaatgtcatctttttttttttttcagacctACGTTGACTACATGAGCAGATTATACGAACGAGAAATCAAAGACTTCTTTGAGGTGGCAAAGATAAAGATGGCggggacaacaaaggaagccaaGGGCAAGTTTGGTAAGAGGGATTCATATCAGAGGTGTCAGGAcacatgtctgtttttttgtgtaattaggttgttttttttttcttcttttttactcaagtctctctttttctattgTTGACTTGTTGTTCACTTCAAGGCATTAAGAATTGTACTGCATCTCTGGATCTTCTCTTGCAGTATTCGTGTTGTAAACTAAAAAGCAAtgttataagaaaaaaaaaaaagagttatttttttacagattttttctgTGTAATGTCAGTTCTCAAAGCATTTTTTCCCAAGCTAATTTCCTGCCTGTTGTTTTACTCTGATGGCGACTCTTTTCCCAATTGTACCTTACATGTTCAACTCTTtacacatttgaatatttaaactCCTAACAGGACTCTTGTTTTAGAGAACTCTGCTTTCTGCACTCTGTGTTAGCTTCCCcctgctgaaaacaaacaaaaaaagaatttgTTTTCTGAAGGTTTTGTCTGAGCTACGAGCACACCTCAACCACTGCAGTGCACGTCAGCATATCTGTAGCTGTGTACGTCTAACATctagcctcctcctcctcctcctccccccaaACCCCTTCCCATGCTGCATGTTTTGAGCCTaacctgtctctgtctttgatgCCTGCCTTTTCTAACTGGCTGCAGCCACGCTTCCGCGGAAAGAGAGTGcactcaaacaggaaacagaaagtaAGTATGACAATTTGACGGAGCCTTTTCTCTGTCAATTAccctctctgcttttttttccactttgccTTACACAGCTGCACTAAAAGGAATCCCTGCAATCCCAATACATAACACTTTAAGCTCTGACAACTATTACCTCCCCATGTAGTGTGTTGGTTGGTGCTAAATCTTCCCACAGCAGCTGAATGCATCACCACATACTCTGATAAGtgactaaaaaacaaacaattttctGTAGGATTTTTTTCTACTAAGTGTATCTCATATTTGACTCACACAAGCCTGCAGATTGACTCTTTGCCATTCAGTTAACCTGTGACATTGAATCCTGCTGTATTTGTTTGTCAGGCCTTCACGGCAGCTCTGGGAAGCTCACAGGCTCCACCTCGAGTCTGAACAAGCTGACCGTGCAGGGCGCCAACAGCCGGCGCTCCCAGTCCTCCTCGCTGCTCGACATGGGCAACATGTCTGCGTCCGACCTGGACGTGGCCGACAGGACCAAGTTTGACAAGGTGACACGGCCAGAGATTAAAACTGAACTATTAAATGTGGAATGGGGATACATCTATGTAGATCCATGTAGGTTGTACAAagtggcaaaactatttgataATGCTTCCTGTTTGAGAAGTTTCCTAAAAAACTAAAGTAGGAGGAAGAAACCAAAAGAGttcaactttagaaaaaaatgcagttaaGAAGTGAAGTTATCCGATACACATGTTATGGCTGTTTCATAAGTAAAGCCAGTAATAacaagtaaaacaaacacacctttcACGTTTAAATACTTGATCCCATGATGCTATTCTGTATACATAACATTTGAAGaggctgcaagctgagctgctgAGGCGCTCTGATTGTTTTTGGTCCTGATGCTTTAGAGTTCATCATTTTCAATTCATGTAAGCCAAAATTATTCACCAAGGTCTCAACCTCTCACCAACAAACAGCCGCAGTAAttaaatgaagtaaaaacacTAAGTGTTTAAACTTGAAGTTAAAATTGTTGTTTCTTGTACGCTCTTTGGCAGGCACAGGATGTCTGGATAGGAAGCTGCTACCTGAGCTGCCACTCACTTTAGCTCAACTTATCGAACAATTTGAAATCCTTTAACCCTGTCTATACGTGTAATGAAAATGTATTCTTGTTTTTCTACTTATTTTTATCCAGCTGTTTTACATCTATTGCTCTGTATTCAAATattaaatggtttttttttgtcttagtAGATATTTGAGCAGGTCCTCAGCGAGCTGGAGCCGCTGTGTCTTGCAGAACAAGACTTCATCAGCAAGTTTTTTAAGCTGCAGCAGCACCCGACAGTTACCCCGCCTCTCGCTCAGGTAAATCAGAGAGAAGGTGCTGGAAACAGCATCAGGAGGATCATTTAAACTGTCTCTTCCTCCCCTTAGGTCAGCGTCTATTGACATGTGTGGTTTCACTTCATATTAGATTATTTTTCTTGTCTAGTTGTTTGATTTATGTGGTTtactacagcaacaacagacGCATGAATGTGTTGCAGCATCATTCAGACATACGTCGGCAGATGTTTGTTCagttttgtcatgttttatgTCTCTTCTCTCGTCAGCCTGAAACAGAAGAATTAGACGGTGGCACGCCATCCAGAGTTGCCCCCCAGGCTGAACACAGACACTCTTTGTCATCAGAGTGAGTATCGTCACTTCATCAGCTTACACTTCTGCTGATACAACCCGTCTCCACTGCCAGAAAACATTATTCATATTGTCTCTTTCActtcttttctgtctccagGAAAGACCTGGTGCGGCTGATGATGAATAAAATCTTTCAGAGCATCGAGACGGAGCTCAACAGTCTCATCGCTCTGGGGGACAAGATCGACAGCTTCAACTCTCTGTACATGCTGGTGAAGATGAGTCACCACGTGTGGACAGCCGAGAACGTCGACCCGGCCTCGTACCTCAGCACCACTCTGGGGAACGTGCTTGTCACTGTCAAGAGGAACTTTGACAAATGTATCGTGAGTGcacagaagttttgtttgtCTGAAAATTTTAAGATGTCCCAATTTGAACTGGCTGATCAGTATCGGAGTAGATTATCACCATCAGCCATAGTGAGCTGGATCTAATGTCATCTGTCCCACAGTTTTAATGCCACAGCAAGAGAAGCTGTCATTCAATTTACTGAAATATGTGATTGAGGCTGCCTCCAACAATCAATCAAGCATTTAATTTTTACAattcatacaaaaatgttttctcaagaAACTTTGCGGCCGTACATATGAACTGTTGGTAACTTAAActttgtcattgtttggttaccACAGAAAGGTAAGGTTCATCTAAACCAGTAGAGCTCCACGTCCAAACTAAccaaaatattgtgttagaaattaGCTTTTAACTCGAtgggaccaatcagagagcagcattgttcttaaaggctttatatgtgatttttcacacttaaatataatataaatcaagtatatcctctgaaaataactctgtgagtcatgactgtctacaatgggtgtaacactcgagtcccactgtctgtgatgctttcagagttttcagagtcctatcttcactttgtttacatcgtcaggacagccggctgactcctcccctcgtgtataaaagattgtttaattgagggactggagaaaagaagaataacatactgtactcactgcttaactgtgtttctagatcacgctcatttcaggtaaatttacatgcagtgtgaagataccagcataataaagatcgctagcattagcatgctaacacaacaatgcagcgcgagttgttttggtttcatgctggtgctcaagggcgacatctactggatcaaaaaaatcacatataaagcctttcaTTCCAGTGGTTCCcctcatgtttatttgtctctgAATGGACTAATGGCTGGAAATAAATTCTGTTAACTGATGTTAatccacaaacacagactcaaaTGTTTGATGATTAGTTGATAAGAATAGCCACAGCCTTCATATACAGCTAGTGTAAcacaacaacagtgacatcGAGTGGTGAACTCTTTAACTAAATCTTGGTCATGTAACAGTACTCTGTTATCTCTGGAGTTGAAATCAAAgtcatcatatttttttaaaggatgtaATCTATCACAGAGAACAcactgctcctcctcatcctccaagtTATCCCACCTTTCAgaaccatcaccatgacaaccgtaTCTTACAGAGGACTTTACACCTACTAGGAGCTAGGTTTAAGATTTCAGATGTAAATTCTGAACTatctcagctggtgcaacacCTAAAAGTTAGTAGAATGTAAACTCTATCCAAAACGAGATGCATTTTAATTCTTTAGAAGAGAGTGACTTGGAGTTTATGATTTTTATCAATTCTGGTGTGTTTAACAAAGACGTGTGgagtgttttatttctgcataGTAGAAAGCATTTATCGGTTCATCTTTGATTAGCCAATAGGGTAAtagaatataattactttattgatcccaaactgggaaattgtggcgatACAGCaacaggttatccaacacacaatatgagtaaaaaaatcaatattagcaaatctaaacacaatataatattaaatacaaagtaaataagcactaaaaatatcaaaactaagaatgtgaatatatacaaccaggatttaacttagaaTTACTAGTCTTACTTACTagaaagattaaatatggaagattaaatgtaaatgttcaaaaacagagtagtaaatggacagtattgacataagttaaagaaGGGGTAATACTTAGAAAGCCTTGTGCATCCTGAAGCTTCATAAAGAATTTGAGCTTACAGAAACTCTAAGAAGTGAATAGCTGCTGAATAATGATTAGccgtttgcttttttttctgaatgcatTGCAGAGCtgtttaatacattttacagGTACTCTTTTGGTTTCTAGAAAATAGAAGTACCTGAACTCTAAACAGATTTAACATGATTACTTTTCACTCTTTTGTGCTCAAAttcaatacaataatgtaatataataagGACGTCTTTATGTTTAATataatctttctttctttcacagtCCGGTCAGATCAGGCAAATGGAGGAAGTGAAGATTTCTAAGAAAAGCAAAGTGGGTATTCTGCTTTTTGTCACCAACTTCGAGGAGTTTGCTGAGCTTGCGGAAACGATCTTCCGAAACGCGGAGCGCCGAGGGGACCTCGACAAAGCTTATGTCAAACTCATTAGAGCCGTCTTTGTGAATGGTGAGACTGCTGCTGAACCAAAAAGTTTCTACTTCATCTATGTGACATCAGAAATCAAAGGcctgaatatatatatatatatattttttttattattaattctCTTCAGTGGAGAAAGTAGCCAACGAAAGCCAGAAGACACCACGGGATGTTGTGATGATGGAGAACTTCCACAAGATCTTCTCCACACTGTCTCGTTTAAAGATCTCCTGCCTGGATTCAGAGAGACGAGAGGCCAAACACAAGTACACCGACCACCTGCAGTCCTACGTCATCAACTCTCTGGGACAGCCTCTAGAAAAACTCAATGTAAGTCAGAGTCATCACcaagtttgttgttgtttttttttattacttaattttattattatcattattagatatgaaacattgtatttttatatatttttcttgtcatttacataattatttatttttgctcttttttttttctcctctcttatttttcttttatctttatttactactacaacttttttttttttttttctattcttacAATTATTTGATTTATAATGTTATTCCCTTTATTGCTTTCGATATACATCAGGCATCACATCATCTGTTCAATTTCAAAACACCATCACGTAaactttttatctgtttattctttatttggtagttttttttttttttttattgtttttcccTTCTTCCAAAGTTTTCGGCTACATGTTACTTCCATTCCATCATATCATTCCACCATTTCATCATCATTagtattatatattattattatccctgcccccccccccccccaaaaaaaagaagagatatcACCAAGTTTCCCCTGCAGCTATGAGAGCATTTTGTAacactttctgtctctcccgCAGCATTTCTTTGAAGGAGTCGAGGCTCGTGTAGCTCAGGGTGTTCGCGAGGAGGAAGTGAGCTACCAGCTGGCCTTTAACAAACAAGAGCTGCGAAAAGTCATCAAAGAATATCCCGGAAAAGAGGTGAAGAAGGGCCTGGACAACCTGTACAAGAAGGTGGACAAACACCTGTGTGAAGAAGAAAGTCTGCTACAGGTAACATATCATTAGAGAACACAAGTTGTGACATTACACCATAACTCATGGGCTCAATCATTTTAAGTCTTACATGGGTTTAGTTTGTAGTCACCGCCCATAAGCAGCCCTATTTTTATGGTTTTACAACATCGGATTATTTGCTATAAATAAATGACCAGGCAGGCAAGAGTCACCGTCACACATCAGAATAGACTATTTTGgagatttattttgtatgtatGGGTAAAagcctctgtctctgtcaccaTTGGTTTAAATAATAGCCAGCTTAAGACTTAATCAAGGTAAGACAGCTGCTAAACAGTTCAACTTCAGAATGATGAGGTCGTATCCTTTGTTTTATATCTCTGGATTCATATTGAAGCTGTCCTCACTTCCTTTTTCAAGCTGTTGCACTTTCTGTTTGACTCCACCAGGTGGTGTGGCACTCCATGCAAGATGAGTTCATCCGCCAGTACAAGCACTTTGAAGACCTGATCGGAAGGTGTTACCCTGGATCAGGAATCACCATGGAGTTCACCATCCAGGACATGTTGGAGTATTTCTCCAGCATCGCTCAGTCTCATTAGTTTAACTGCTCTGCACTTTGAGTAACTGCTGCCTCACACTGGCAGAAAATACACTAGCTTCTCAAAAACTAGTCTCTAATGTATCTTTGATCCTGCACATTtcctgtgtatgtatgtgtgtattttaatgAAAGTGATGCAGATTTACCTGCATCTTGTGTGTGCCTGTTCTCTTACGATTCAAACATCTGCtctgtattttgtttatatttttatttctttatgccATATAGTATGTACATAATAAATTCACAGTTGCTGACTCATTCAAAGCTgtgtcaaatatttttttaagatttaaagtAGCTGTGAGgatctttcagtttgtgtgaattttggtgccccctgtggacaaaatatGCAACGTAAAGTCCCCTTCAAAGCTCTTGTAATCTTGATTTGGTAATCCTTAAAGTCTCTAACCTGATCCTGATAAGACCTTTTGAACAATGGATTCCTGAGGTTAAATAAGCAGTTGGCTAATTTGTGTATGCGAGAAATGCCCGGATGTATACTTGATTGGCCAGAATTTTTAAGTATAAAACTTTAGCACACTGGTCATACTAAACtgccccacaatgcattgcggTAGTAGGCACTATATTAGCATTTGTTTTCGGACACAGCCTAGAAGTTGGATGATGTCTGTTTGAAACTTGACTGTTGCCAGGCAACTCAAACATTCTCCCTACAGAgtccctgtgattggctggttaCATGCAAGCCAGAGCCAGAGGGCACTGATGCAagcttacaaaaaaaatcttagttCAAAGGAGGATGCTCACAAACACAGATCAGACACTCAATTATTAAAAGTATTAAAttgaaacaacacatttttttttttaaagatttgtttattAGGAAAACATAAACTTTACAAGAAAATCCACTGTCAATATGAACATTTTGTGGTGtgtttcaaacagacacaaaaacataagggacataaataaataataataatttaaaaaataataataatacatgaaTAACCAGAGAAAATCTAGATGTATATACTTAAATAGATTTAGCAAGTGTACTTCTAATATACCCCTATATCAATTAGGCAATTCTATATAGTTATAATATAAGTATATTACAactatactaataataatactatTAACAACAGCATCAAAAATTGTAGTaacaataattacaataatagTACGTATGCCAAATAACGATTGAGaaagaaataagagaaaaaacacaaatccaaTGTCTATTCACTTGTAATATATCTAATTGTAACAATTGCTATTATTGTtttaagtaataataataaaaacaaagaatttagagaaaaacaaaaacaaaaaaaactaaaaacccaACACATTTTGATCATTAAATTTCACAAACAATATGAAgatagattcaggaactctagctaactatcggcctatatccaaccttccttttatctcgaagatcctggagaaggtggtagctaatcagctgtgtgactttctccataacaacagtttatttgaggagtttcagtcaggatttagagtccaccatagcactgagactgcacttgttaaagttacaaacgatctacttctagcttcagacaggggacttctctctgtgctcgtcttgttagagcTTAGttctgcttttgacaccattgaccattggatcctgttgtacagactggagcatttacttggaattacagggactgctttaagttggtttgaatcctacttatcagaccaatctcagtttgtacatgttaatggtgagtcctctatgcacactaaagtttgccatggagtcccacaaggttcagtgcttggaccaattctctttacattatatatgcttcctctgggaaatattatgaggaaacactccatacagtttcattgttatgcagatgatactcagctttatgtatcaatgaagcccgatggcaccagtcagttatgtcagctagaaacgtgccttaaggacgttaggacctggatgaccagaaatcttttgctacttaactcagacaagactgaagttattgtgctaggccctaagaacctcagagagactttttctagtgatttgactgtccttagtgacatcagcctggcatctagcaccactgttaggaatctaggagttctatttgctcaagatatgtcttttagctctcacataaggcaagtttcaagaacagcctattttcaccttcgtaatatattcAAGATCaagaatatcctgtcgcaaaatgatgcagaaaaactagttcatgcatttgttacctccagattggattattgtaactctcttttgtcagggtgctctggcaagtctctaaagactcttcaactggtccagaatgctgcagctcgtgtactgaccagaaccgggaaaagggaccacatcaatcctgtcctggcttc from Labrus bergylta chromosome 6, fLabBer1.1, whole genome shotgun sequence includes:
- the exoc1 gene encoding exocyst complex component 1 isoform X4, with translation MTAIKHALQRDIFTPNDERLLGIVNVCKAGKKKKNCFLCATVTTERPVQVKVVKVKKSDKGDFYKRQLTWELRDLTEVDAKDASKENPEFDLHFEKVYRWVASSTAEKNSFISCIWKLNQRYLRKKVEFVNVSSQLLEELPKAEESVPSGESQSVAGGDEDALDDYQELSTREEQDIEGMMEVCEDAISNAEAFAEQLSRELQVLDGANIQSIMASEKQVNILMQLLDEALSEVDTIEGKLSSYEEMLQSVKEQMDQISQSNRLIQISNTNNGKLLDEIQFLVNYMDLSKGHIRALQEGDLMSPKGIEACINASEALSQCMNVALRPGHEKLMAVTQQQLLFAELRDTFARRLTNHLNNVFVHQGHDQSSTLSQHTAELTLPKHSPLHRDLLRYAKLMEWLKNTHREKYEGLSRTYVDYMSRLYEREIKDFFEVAKIKMAGTTKEAKGKFATLPRKESALKQETESLHGSSGKLTGSTSSLNKLTVQGANSRRSQSSSLLDMGNMSASDLDVADRTKFDKIFEQVLSELEPLCLAEQDFISKFFKLQQHPTVTPPLAQPETEELDGGTPSRVAPQAEHRHSLSSEKDLVRLMMNKIFQSIETELNSLIALGDKIDSFNSLYMLVKMSHHVWTAENVDPASYLSTTLGNVLVTVKRNFDKCISGQIRQMEEVKISKKSKVGILLFVTNFEEFAELAETIFRNAERRGDLDKAYVKLIRAVFVNVEKVANESQKTPRDVVMMENFHKIFSTLSRLKISCLDSERREAKHKYTDHLQSYVINSLGQPLEKLNHFFEGVEARVAQGVREEEVSYQLAFNKQELRKVIKEYPGKEVKKGLDNLYKKVDKHLCEEESLLQVVWHSMQDEFIRQYKHFEDLIGRCYPGSGITMEFTIQDMLEYFSSIAQSH
- the exoc1 gene encoding exocyst complex component 1 isoform X1, which produces MTAIKHALQRDIFTPNDERLLGIVNVCKAGKKKKNCFLCATVTTERPVQVKVVKVKKSDKGDFYKRQLTWELRDLTEVDAKDASKENPEFDLHFEKVYRWVASSTAEKNSFISCIWKLNQRYLRKKVEFVNVSSQLLEELPKAEESVPSGESQSVAGGDEDALDDYQELSTREEQDIEGMMEVCEDAISNAEAFAEQLSRELQVLDGANIQSIMASEKQVNILMQLLDEALSEVDTIEGKLSSYEEMLQSVKEQMDQISQSNRLIQISNTNNGKLLDEIQFLVNYMDLSKGHIRALQEGDLMSPKGIEACINASEALSQCMNVALRPGHEKLMAVTQQQLLFAELRDTFARRLTNHLNNVFVHQFNHFSHFKMTIPQFYRSSCLSLPGHDQSSTLSQHTAELTLPKHSPLHRDLLRYAKLMEWLKNTHREKYEGLSRTYVDYMSRLYEREIKDFFEVAKIKMAGTTKEAKGKFATLPRKESALKQETESLHGSSGKLTGSTSSLNKLTVQGANSRRSQSSSLLDMGNMSASDLDVADRTKFDKIFEQVLSELEPLCLAEQDFISKFFKLQQHPTVTPPLAQPETEELDGGTPSRVAPQAEHRHSLSSEKDLVRLMMNKIFQSIETELNSLIALGDKIDSFNSLYMLVKMSHHVWTAENVDPASYLSTTLGNVLVTVKRNFDKCISGQIRQMEEVKISKKSKVGILLFVTNFEEFAELAETIFRNAERRGDLDKAYVKLIRAVFVNVEKVANESQKTPRDVVMMENFHKIFSTLSRLKISCLDSERREAKHKYTDHLQSYVINSLGQPLEKLNHFFEGVEARVAQGVREEEVSYQLAFNKQELRKVIKEYPGKEVKKGLDNLYKKVDKHLCEEESLLQVVWHSMQDEFIRQYKHFEDLIGRCYPGSGITMEFTIQDMLEYFSSIAQSH
- the exoc1 gene encoding exocyst complex component 1 isoform X3; amino-acid sequence: MTAIKHALQRDIFTPNDERLLGIVNVCKAGKKKKNCFLCATVTTERPVQVKVVKVKKSDKGDFYKRQLTWELRDLTEVDAKDASKENPEFDLHFEKVYRWVASSTAEKNSFISCIWKLNQRYLRKKVEFVNVSSQLLEELPKAEESVPSGESQSVAGGDEDALDDYQELSTREEQDIEGMMEVCEDAISNAEAFAEQLSRELQVLDGANIQSIMASEKQVNILMQLLDEALSEVDTIEGKLSSYEEMLQSVKEQMDQISQSNRLIQISNTNNGKLLDEIQFLVNYMDLSKGHIRALQEGDLMSPKGIEACINASEALSQCMNVALRPGHEKLMAVTQQQLLFAELRDTFARRLTNHLNNVFVHQFNHFSHFKMTIPQFYRSSCLSLPGHDQSSTLSQHTAELTLPKHSPLHRDLLRYAKLMEWLKNTHREKYEGLSRTYVDYMSRLYEREIKDFFEVAKIKMAGTTKEAKGKFGLHGSSGKLTGSTSSLNKLTVQGANSRRSQSSSLLDMGNMSASDLDVADRTKFDKIFEQVLSELEPLCLAEQDFISKFFKLQQHPTVTPPLAQPETEELDGGTPSRVAPQAEHRHSLSSEKDLVRLMMNKIFQSIETELNSLIALGDKIDSFNSLYMLVKMSHHVWTAENVDPASYLSTTLGNVLVTVKRNFDKCISGQIRQMEEVKISKKSKVGILLFVTNFEEFAELAETIFRNAERRGDLDKAYVKLIRAVFVNVEKVANESQKTPRDVVMMENFHKIFSTLSRLKISCLDSERREAKHKYTDHLQSYVINSLGQPLEKLNHFFEGVEARVAQGVREEEVSYQLAFNKQELRKVIKEYPGKEVKKGLDNLYKKVDKHLCEEESLLQVVWHSMQDEFIRQYKHFEDLIGRCYPGSGITMEFTIQDMLEYFSSIAQSH